ACTCTCAATCCTTGTTCCATAGGAGTAACACCAAAACCTCTATTCTGAAAAATTACTGGACGACTTAATAAATGATCACAATTTTTAAAATGAACGTGATATCCTCTTTCTGTGTCTAGTGGAATTTTTTCACCTAAGTTATCTGTAAGCTTTTTAGAAAATGCTCCACACGCTATAACGGCCTTATCAAATACAAAACGTTGTGCCTCGGTTATAAAAGTAGGTTTGTCCCCATCAAATTCTATATCCTTGATATTCAACTTATTAAATTTTCCTCCTTTTTTCATAAAAAGATCAAAAAACTTTAATAAAATTTTTTTTGGATTTCTTGCATGTCTTGCATAAGGATAAAAAACTCCAGCATGATAAAATGGTCTTATATGAGGTTCCAAATCATGTATCTCATGTTTGTTAACTAGTTGCTGTTCTACTCCTAATTTTTCTCTGACTTTTATTTCAAGTTCTCTACTTTTTAAATCTTTATCATTCCAAATATAAAGAATGCCCTTGTTTTCAACTAATCCCTCTAGATCATCAATCTCATCAAAAATTTCATCATATGCAGGTAAAGCTAAATCTAAAATTTGATGCATATTTTTAGCTGTATGCATCATTTTATTTTTTGATGTATTTAATAAAAATTTTACAAACCAAGGAATCATTTTTGGAACATAATTCCATTTAAGCGCTAATGGTCCACTAGAACTCATAAGCATTGCAGGCACATCTAAAAGAATATCAGTTCTGTTTAAAGATAGAGATGCGTATGGAGAAAAATGACCTGCATTACCATATGAAGCAGCAGGACTACCAGGTTCATCTCTGTCAAAAATAGTTACATCAAAACCTTTCTTTTGAAGAAACAGTGCATTTGATACACCTTGGATACCTGATCCTATAATACCTACTTTATGAGATTTAGTCATAAAAAAATATACTATTAATGATCAATTTTTTTTAAGCGACAAATTATACTGTGCTTAAATTATGATATATTTTGATTGTGATTAATCTTCGCACTTAGAACTATTGAAAAACCAATCATAGTAGCGAGCAAGGAAGAGCCACCATAGGACATTATTGGCAAAGGTGAACCAACTATAGGTAGTAATCCTAAAACCATAGACATATTAATTGAAACATATAAAAAAATTGCAAATGCAAAACCGAAACAAAAAAGTCTTGAAAAGAAACTTCTTGAAATCAAACCAGTTCTAATAATTCGATATATTATCAAACCATACAGCAGTAATAAAAGCATAGATCCCAAAAATCCAAATTCTTCAGAAAATAATGTGAATATAAAGTCAGTATGTTTTTCAGGTAAAAAATCTAAATAACTTTGAGTTCCTTTTAAAAAACCTTTTCCGGTCAAACCGCCAGACCCTACCGCAATTTTTGACTGGATAATTTGGTAACCTGATCCCAAAGGATCTCTATCAGGATCAATAAATGTTAAAATTCTTAATTTTTGATATGGTTTTAAAAATGAAATAGCAAATGGAAGTGAAATTAGAAATAATATAAACGAATAAACAAAATATTTAATCCTCAAACCTGATAACCATAAAATAATTAGACCAGATAATGAGATTAAAATTGAGGTACCAAGATCAGGTTGTGTAATAACTAAAATTGTTGGAACAATTATAATTGTTAATGAAACTAAAATCGTAGAAAAATGATTTATCCTTTCCGTTCTAATTCTGTGAAAATATTTAGCTAAACAAAGTATTACTGCAATTTTCATTAACTCCGATGGTTGAAGATTTAAAAAGTATAAATTTATCCATCTTTTTGAGCCCGAAGCTTGAACACCATACAAAGCAACCCAAATCAACAAACCAAGTATTATTACATAAAAGAAATAACTTCCCGCATGCCAAAACTTGATATTAACAAACGATAATATCAACATCATTGGGAAAAAAATTGAAAATTTAACAAAATGACTTTTTGTGTGAAATAAAATTTCTCCACCGTCTGTAGAGTACATTGCAAATATACTAATTACTCCAAGAATTAAAATACTCATTAATAAGACGTAATCATAATCTCTTAACTTTTGAAAAATTGATGTATTTTGAGAAAAATTATTTTTCATTTTTAAATATCTAAAAATTTATTATCTTTTGCTTCCTCTCTTAATTTGTGTCTATCGATTATTAATTTAAATAACTTTTTAGCCATTGGTGCAGCAGTTGTTCCGCCTGATCCACCATGTTCAATTATAATACTCAAAGCGTAACGAGGATTTTCAGTAGGTCCATATGCAACATATAATGCATGATCTCTTTGTTCATAAGGAATTTCTGATGTTTTTAAATCAAGTTCTCTTTCCTCTGCTGTAATCCTTTTAACTTGAGCAGTTCCAGTTTTGCCTGCAAAACGATATTTCGGATCATTTATTCTAGATGAATAAGAAGTTCCCATAACCTCGTTTGTTGAACTAAAGATTGAGTCTTGAATAATTTTAATATTTTTCTTTTCTGTAAATAATGGTTCATACTTGTCTAAAAAATTTGTTTCAGTATCAACGGTGATCTTTGGATAAATTTTATATCCACCATTGGCAATTTGAGCTGTCATCAAACAAAGTTGTATTGGAGTTGTTTGAATATATCCTTGTCCAATTCCAGTAATCATTGTTTCTCCTAACAACCATCCGCTCCCTAGTGCTTTTTTTTTCCATTGAGTATTAGGAACAAGACCTTTTTTTTCATTGAAAAATAAGTTTTCAAAAACTCTTTCACCAAGGCCAAATTTTTTGGCTGTTTCACTTAATCTATCAACTCCAAGTCTTCTTGCTATCTCATAAAAATATGTATCACAAGATTGTTTCATCGCATTTTTTAAACTTACAAATCCATGCCCTTTTTTCTTCCAGCAGTGGTATGTTTGACCATACATTTCAGTTTTACCCTCACACTTTACTGTAAACTGAGGACTGACAATTTTATTTTCTAAAGCAGATAAAGCGACAATTGGTTTAATAGTAGAACCAGGAGAGTATTTACCACTGATGGTTTTATTTACTAAAGGTTTTAATGGATTGTTTCTAATTAATTGCCAATCATCTTGATTAATACCAAATAAAAATAAATTTGGATCGAAAGATGGTGCTGATTGCATAGCAATAATCTCACCTGTATAAATATCCATTACACAAATAGAACCAGCTCTATCTTTAAGTAATTCACCACAATATTTTTGTATTTCAGTATCTATGGTTAATCTTATATTTTTACCTTTTGATCCTTTTTGTAATTCAATCTGATTTATCTTCTTACCATAAGCATTTACTTCAAATCTTTGAATATCATTTTCTCCAAGCAATTCTTTTTCAAATGCTTTTTCTAGTCCAGTTTTTCCAACTCTTAATCCAGGAACAAATTTCTTTTTAATGTCTTCATTTTCTAAAACATCTTTTTCATTAGCTTGGCTAACGTATCCAAGTACATGGGTAAAATCCTCTTTATGAGGGTAAATTCTCGTTATTGATAAAACTGATTTTACACCAGTTAGTTCATATAAGTAACTATTTACCCTTGAAAATTGTTCCCACGTTAAATTATCAGATACCACTATAGTATCCCATGGCTTAACTTCATTTTTTTTCTTTAATAATCTTTGAAATTGTCTTTCCGACATATTTAAAATATTTTTCAATCTTAAAGAAACATATCTAAAGTTTTCAACTTGTTCTGGTATTAAATGAAGTTGATATACTTCATTGTTTCCAGCTATTGTTTTTCCAAAATAATCTAAAAATTCACCTCTTATAGGCGGGAGTTTAGACTCTCTAATTCTATTTTTATCTGATAAAGTAAGGTATTTATTTTTATCTTTAACTTGTAATGAATAAAGTCTAGTTGAAAGACCTAAAAAAACTAAAATCTTTGCAGCTGTAACAATAAATAATCTCCTATTAATTAAGTTAACTTTTGTTACATTATCGCTGATATTAAACATCAGATTTCCCTATAAATTTTTTATAATAAAGTCCAAAAATAAAATAAAAGAAAAAGTATAATAAGAATGTTGTAAAATTGTTTACAAGAAGAAATCGATAATCAATTGAAACACCAAAGTATAAATATAAGACTAAATAGTTAATAGAGTTTGCAACAGAAATAGTTATTAGAAAGAATAACCAGTCTTTCATAATCGTAGGTCTTAATGTGATACTTCTAAAATAAGATGAAAAAACACAAATTACCATATAACAAAAACTACTAAGTCCTAATGGTAAGCCTGTAACAGTATCGTTTATTAATCCTGCTATAAAAATTAATCCATATCCAAAATGATCAATTGCTTTCAAAGTGCAAAAAAAAATCAATATATATGCAAAATTAAATGATAAAAAAGGAACACCAAAATAGTTTGCATCGAATTCATTAAAAACACTAATAAATAATAAAACAAGTGGAAAAACTTTTAAGAAACTTCGAAAAAATGTATTTTGTCTTAAATCAGTCATTTGTTTTTATACCTCTTCTTAAAACACATTTTCGGTATTCAGGACTTCCAACTTTAAATCCTTTTGAAATAATTGTTTTTTTTGCGCACTTAGGTCCAAATTCTAAATTGAGTTTTAAAAAATTATATTCTTCTTTATCAATTTTATGAGAGTTGATAACTTTTGATTGCTCATTGATTTTTTTTTCTGATTGAAACAGTTTTTTTTGAATTTGAGATAATTGATCTTTTAATTTTAAATTCTCAGCTTCAATTTGAGATCTTATTTGGTCATTAATTTCTTTTTCTTGAACTAAAGCTTCTAATCTTTCATTTAATTGAACAGGACTTGGTCCTTTAAATAAAATCCCCTCTTTCCATGAATTATCTGTTTTTGAGATTTCATCTTCATTTTGTTTTTCAACTTTGTCGAATGAAGCTACTGAAACGTATTGTAGCTGAGAAAAATCACTAAAAAATTGAATCTTTACTTCATCAGTTGTTTGATCAAAATCAATGATTTTACCAATTGGTATACCGCTTTTAATAAGACCACCTGTCCCTGAAGTGTATACAATTGAGTCATTTGAAATTTTATTTAAATGTATTTTTTTTAGATAATTAACTTTTGCAAAATCGTCACTGGTTCCAGTTGCGATTGCTTGTAAATTTCCTGGTGAAATTGATATTGGAATATTTGAATTAATATCAGATAAAAGTAATACACGAGAAGTGTTAAAATTTACCTCAATTATTTTACCTACTAGATAATTTTGATCTAAAACTACCATTCCAACTTTTACTCCATCTCTTGATCCTTTATTAATCACAAAAGATTTTAAGTATGGGCTGTTGTTATCAATGATAATTTTTGAATAAATTATTTCACTTGAAACTAAATAATCATCTAATTGTTCTCTCAGCTTTTGATTTTCAAATTCTAATATCTTTAAAGACACATCTTTAGATTTAAAATCTGCCAATTCATCTTCAAGGATCATTACTTTAGTATTAACTTTAATAATATGGTCAAATTCTTCTGAAATACTACTTAATGCTTTTTCAGGAGCAGATATTACAAATGATCCTCTATAGATAACCTCATTTATTGTCGATTTAATAAATGAAATTATTTTAAAATTTTGATTGCTTAAGAATAAAATAAATATTGATAGAAAAATAAGAGATAATAATGAAAACCTTTGTTTAGTTTGTTTTTTTAAAAAAGCAGATCGTATTGCTATTACGAAATCATCTCTGCTTACACTCATTTTTCATTAGCCCTAATACTCTGATAGCATTGTTGAAAAAGTCTCTTCTTGTTCGAGAGCTTTTCCTGTACCAATAGCAACACATGACAATGGGTCATCTGCAATATGAACTGGCAAACCAGTTTCTTTAGAAAATCTTTTATCAATATTTTTCAATAAAGAACCACCTCCAGTTAATGTTAAACCCATATCAACTAAATCCGCAGATAATTCTGGTGGTGTATTTTCAAGTGCATCTTTTATGCCATTAACCATGTCTCTTAAAATATCATTTAATGCTTCTGCTGTATCTTCTTCTGTTATATTCACTTCCTTAGGTGTACCAGATCTTAAATCTCTTCCTTTAACAGCATAGGTATTATTATTAGAGGGGATTGCAGTTCCAATTTCTTTTTTAATTTTTTCAGCGGTACTATCACCAATCATAAGGTTGTATTCTTTTCTCATATAATTGACCATAGCAGTGTCCATTGCATCTCCGGCAACTCTTAATGATTTTGAATAAACTAAACCTCCAAGAGACATTACTGCTATTTCACTCGTACCACCTCCAATATCTACAACCATAGAGCCAGTTGCTTCAGAAATTGGCAAGCCAGCACCAATTGCTGCAGCTATTGGTTCTTCAATTAATTGCACTCTTCTAGCACCAGCTGCTAAAGCACTGTCTTGAATTGCCTTACGTTCTACAGGTGTAGACCCTGTAGGTACACAAATCAAAATTCTTGGATTGGCAAACGTACTTCCTTTGTGAACTTTTTTTATAAAATGTTTAATCATTTCTTCAGTAACTATAAAATCAGCAATAACTCCATCTCTTAATGGTCTTATTGCACTTATATTACCAGGCGTTCTTCCTAGCATTGTTTTTGCTTCGTCACCAACTGCTAATACATTTTTTTTACCACCACCATTGTCAACGATTGCAACAACAGATGGTTCATTTAAAACAACACCCTCTCCTTTTACTACTACGAGAGTATTTGCGGTTCCAAGATCTATAGCCATATCTTGGCTCCACATTGATTTCATCTTATCAAAAAATCCCATTTAAATTCCTTTCACCTTGTTTTCTTCCTGATCCATAGGAGCAGTTTTTTCTCTTTTAATAATCATTTTATTCAATGCACTTATATAAGCGTTTGCTGAAGCGACTAACGTATCAGTATCTGCAGCTTGTCCAACAGTAGTTTTTCCATTTTCCTCAATACGAACACTTACTGTCGCTTGTGCATCAGTACCTTCTGTAACTGCATGCACTTGATATAATTGTAAGTTAACATCATGAGGGTATAAATTTTTGATACACTTAAATATAGCATCAACTGGTCCATCACCAGCTTCTGTCGCAGATTTTACTTCTCCGTTCACATCTAAAGTCATATCTGCTTTTTGTGGTTCTCCAGTTCCGGCAAATACTTTTAAGGATTTCAATGAGATTGTATTTGATTTATTATCAATAATTAAACTATCATCGACTAAAGCAATTATATCCTCGTCGTATATATGTTTTTTCTTGTCAGCTAAAATTTTAAATTTTCCAAAAGCATTTTCAATTATATCATCAGTTATATCTGCATAGCCTAGACTTACTAGTTTGTCTTTAAATGCGTGTCTTCCAGAGTGCTTACCCATTACTAATGATGTTTGTTTTACTCCAACACTTTCAGGCGTCATAATTTCATAAGTATTTCTATTTTTTAACATTCCATCTTGATGAATACCTGACTCATGAGCGAAAGCATTTTTTCCAACTATTGCTTTATTATATTGAACTGGAAAACCAGTAACATTTGAAACAAGTTTTGAAGCTTTACTTAACAAAGTTGTGTTTATTCCAGTTTCATATGGCATTAAATCATTACGTGTTCTGATAGCCATTACAACTTCTTCTAATGCTGCATTTCCTGCTCTTTCACCAATTCCATTAATTGTACATTCAATTTGTCTTGCACCTGCCTGAACTCCTGCTAATGAATTTGCTACTGCTAAACCTAAATCATTATGACAATGTGTTGATAAAATTGCTTTATCAATATTTGGAACCTTATTTAATAATGTATTTATAATTTTAGTAAATTCTGAGGGGACTGTATAACCGACAGTATCAGGAATATTAATTGTTGTAGCACCATTTGCAATAGCAAGCTCCACAGTTTTGCACATATAATCCATATCTGTTCTTGTTCCATCCTCACAAGACCACTCAACATCGTCAGTTAAATTTCGAGCATATGAAACATGTTCTTTTATAGATTCATATACTTGTTCTGGAGTTTTATTTAATTTGTGTTTCATATGAAGCGGACTTGTTGATATGAAAGTATGAATTCTAAATCTTGGGGCATGTTTTAGAGCTTCGTAACATCTATCAATATCTTTTTTTGAATGTCTTGATAAACCACAAGGAATTGATTTTTTTAAAACTTTGCTAATTGCAGTTACTGCCTCAAAATCACCAGGAGACGCAATTGGAAAACCAGCTTCAATTATATCAATACCCAATTCATCAAATACTCTTGCGATTTGAATCTTTTCTTCAAGACTCATTGAGGCCCCTGGAGATTGTTCTCCATCACGCATAGTTGTATCAAAAATAATTACTCTTTCTTTGTTTTTCATGTTTAAAAATTAAAAAGAAAATTTACAATACAATCTATAATAGAGATTGTAAATTATTATGTTAAATCAAGGT
The DNA window shown above is from alpha proteobacterium HIMB5 and carries:
- a CDS encoding rod shape-determining protein MreC (PFAM: rod shape-determining protein MreC~TIGRFAM: rod shape-determining protein MreC) encodes the protein MSVSRDDFVIAIRSAFLKKQTKQRFSLLSLIFLSIFILFLSNQNFKIISFIKSTINEVIYRGSFVISAPEKALSSISEEFDHIIKVNTKVMILEDELADFKSKDVSLKILEFENQKLREQLDDYLVSSEIIYSKIIIDNNSPYLKSFVINKGSRDGVKVGMVVLDQNYLVGKIIEVNFNTSRVLLLSDINSNIPISISPGNLQAIATGTSDDFAKVNYLKKIHLNKISNDSIVYTSGTGGLIKSGIPIGKIIDFDQTTDEVKIQFFSDFSQLQYVSVASFDKVEKQNEDEISKTDNSWKEGILFKGPSPVQLNERLEALVQEKEINDQIRSQIEAENLKLKDQLSQIQKKLFQSEKKINEQSKVINSHKIDKEEYNFLKLNLEFGPKCAKKTIISKGFKVGSPEYRKCVLRRGIKTND
- a CDS encoding 2-isopropylmalate synthase (PFAM: HMGL-like; LeuA allosteric (dimerisation) domain~TIGRFAM: 2-isopropylmalate synthase, bacterial type), which translates into the protein MKNKERVIIFDTTMRDGEQSPGASMSLEEKIQIARVFDELGIDIIEAGFPIASPGDFEAVTAISKVLKKSIPCGLSRHSKKDIDRCYEALKHAPRFRIHTFISTSPLHMKHKLNKTPEQVYESIKEHVSYARNLTDDVEWSCEDGTRTDMDYMCKTVELAIANGATTINIPDTVGYTVPSEFTKIINTLLNKVPNIDKAILSTHCHNDLGLAVANSLAGVQAGARQIECTINGIGERAGNAALEEVVMAIRTRNDLMPYETGINTTLLSKASKLVSNVTGFPVQYNKAIVGKNAFAHESGIHQDGMLKNRNTYEIMTPESVGVKQTSLVMGKHSGRHAFKDKLVSLGYADITDDIIENAFGKFKILADKKKHIYDEDIIALVDDSLIIDNKSNTISLKSLKVFAGTGEPQKADMTLDVNGEVKSATEAGDGPVDAIFKCIKNLYPHDVNLQLYQVHAVTEGTDAQATVSVRIEENGKTTVGQAADTDTLVASANAYISALNKMIIKREKTAPMDQEENKVKGI
- a CDS encoding cell elongation-specific peptidoglycan biosynthesis regulator RodA (PFAM: Cell cycle protein~TIGRFAM: rod shape-determining protein RodA), with amino-acid sequence MKNNFSQNTSIFQKLRDYDYVLLMSILILGVISIFAMYSTDGGEILFHTKSHFVKFSIFFPMMLILSFVNIKFWHAGSYFFYVIILGLLIWVALYGVQASGSKRWINLYFLNLQPSELMKIAVILCLAKYFHRIRTERINHFSTILVSLTIIIVPTILVITQPDLGTSILISLSGLIILWLSGLRIKYFVYSFILFLISLPFAISFLKPYQKLRILTFIDPDRDPLGSGYQIIQSKIAVGSGGLTGKGFLKGTQSYLDFLPEKHTDFIFTLFSEEFGFLGSMLLLLLYGLIIYRIIRTGLISRSFFSRLFCFGFAFAIFLYVSINMSMVLGLLPIVGSPLPIMSYGGSSLLATMIGFSIVLSAKINHNQNIS
- a CDS encoding FAD dependent oxidoreductase (PFAM: FAD dependent oxidoreductase) is translated as MTKSHKVGIIGSGIQGVSNALFLQKKGFDVTIFDRDEPGSPAASYGNAGHFSPYASLSLNRTDILLDVPAMLMSSSGPLALKWNYVPKMIPWFVKFLLNTSKNKMMHTAKNMHQILDLALPAYDEIFDEIDDLEGLVENKGILYIWNDKDLKSRELEIKVREKLGVEQQLVNKHEIHDLEPHIRPFYHAGVFYPYARHARNPKKILLKFFDLFMKKGGKFNKLNIKDIEFDGDKPTFITEAQRFVFDKAVIACGAFSKKLTDNLGEKIPLDTERGYHVHFKNCDHLLSRPVIFQNRGFGVTPMEQGLRVVGTVEFGGLDNPLSKSRIKNLINNAKYMFGDLPDHEDEWLGFRPTLPDFLPVMGPSKKYKNVFYCFGHHHLGWTLGPISGKIVSGMIAEENTNLNLNPYSSSRFS
- a CDS encoding rod shape-determining protein MreB (PFAM: MreB/Mbl protein~TIGRFAM: cell shape determining protein, MreB/Mrl family): MGFFDKMKSMWSQDMAIDLGTANTLVVVKGEGVVLNEPSVVAIVDNGGGKKNVLAVGDEAKTMLGRTPGNISAIRPLRDGVIADFIVTEEMIKHFIKKVHKGSTFANPRILICVPTGSTPVERKAIQDSALAAGARRVQLIEEPIAAAIGAGLPISEATGSMVVDIGGGTSEIAVMSLGGLVYSKSLRVAGDAMDTAMVNYMRKEYNLMIGDSTAEKIKKEIGTAIPSNNNTYAVKGRDLRSGTPKEVNITEEDTAEALNDILRDMVNGIKDALENTPPELSADLVDMGLTLTGGGSLLKNIDKRFSKETGLPVHIADDPLSCVAIGTGKALEQEETFSTMLSEY
- a CDS encoding peptidoglycan glycosyltransferase (PFAM: Penicillin binding protein transpeptidase domain; Penicillin-binding Protein dimerisation domain~TIGRFAM: penicillin-binding protein 2), which gives rise to MFNISDNVTKVNLINRRLFIVTAAKILVFLGLSTRLYSLQVKDKNKYLTLSDKNRIRESKLPPIRGEFLDYFGKTIAGNNEVYQLHLIPEQVENFRYVSLRLKNILNMSERQFQRLLKKKNEVKPWDTIVVSDNLTWEQFSRVNSYLYELTGVKSVLSITRIYPHKEDFTHVLGYVSQANEKDVLENEDIKKKFVPGLRVGKTGLEKAFEKELLGENDIQRFEVNAYGKKINQIELQKGSKGKNIRLTIDTEIQKYCGELLKDRAGSICVMDIYTGEIIAMQSAPSFDPNLFLFGINQDDWQLIRNNPLKPLVNKTISGKYSPGSTIKPIVALSALENKIVSPQFTVKCEGKTEMYGQTYHCWKKKGHGFVSLKNAMKQSCDTYFYEIARRLGVDRLSETAKKFGLGERVFENLFFNEKKGLVPNTQWKKKALGSGWLLGETMITGIGQGYIQTTPIQLCLMTAQIANGGYKIYPKITVDTETNFLDKYEPLFTEKKNIKIIQDSIFSSTNEVMGTSYSSRINDPKYRFAGKTGTAQVKRITAEERELDLKTSEIPYEQRDHALYVAYGPTENPRYALSIIIEHGGSGGTTAAPMAKKLFKLIIDRHKLREEAKDNKFLDI